Proteins found in one Brachypodium distachyon strain Bd21 chromosome 5, Brachypodium_distachyon_v3.0, whole genome shotgun sequence genomic segment:
- the LOC100825269 gene encoding E3 ubiquitin-protein ligase MPSR1 — protein MSYLLSYISKMLCIKIPPSEAKQLDVDGAPTECCVCLSRIRAGEATRRLPCRHAFHRDCVDRWLALCKRTCPLCRVYVVDANSRQAAAAKHSGEPLADDLVIWFSTMLVPGF, from the coding sequence ATGAGCTACCTCCTCTCCTACATCTCCAAGATGCTGTGCATCAAGATACCGCCGTCGGAAGCGAAGCAGCTGGATGTCGACGGCGCTCCGACGGAGTGCTGCGTGTGCCTGTCGAGGATCCGCGCCGGCGAAGCCACGCGGCGGCTGCCGTGCCGGCACGCGTTCCACCGGGACTGCGTCGACCGGTGGCTTGCCCTCTGCAAGCGGACGTGCCCGCTCTGCCGCGTCTACGTCGTCGACGCTAACAGCaggcaagcggcggcggccaagcaCAGCGGCGAGCCCCTCGCTGACGACCTCGTCATCTGGTTCTCTACCATGCTCGTTCCAGGATTTTAG